gctcctttacacaACTCTGACAatataaaggagccttaaaacatTTAGATGtgttttatgctcctgggggaattgactAAGAATGGGAACAACTAACAATAGGATCATTAACACCTACgtaggcaggctgctacatttctgctcTTCCTCAGGGGACAGAGCCTACCTCAAGCCCAAAAGCCCTACCCGTCCATGCTGGGTGcgtgagagggacagagtctctctcaCTTGcacgcacagcccctccccctggcactgaTTAATGTCTTCACACACATACGCCCAGCTCACACACATCCCCACTCCCTGCCGTTACACctctcccagctgctccaggtgcTCGAACAGATGTGTCCGGGTTGCCGGAGAAGTGGCGCATGTCACCCACAGATTTTGTTGCTTCCCCATTTTTCTGGgggagaagcaaagaaatctgcggatCATCTGAATTCTGTGcctgcgcagtggcgcagaattgcCCTAGGAGTAATGGTGAAATGCACAGAACTAACTTAGCTGTAAAGGGTTATCAATGTAATCAAGCAAACTATAGAAACTGCTCATTTAAACAAGCAACAGTTCCTACATTAACACTCAAAATATCAGTGTATAACTAGTAATGCAGGAGTCAAAGGCAAAGCAGACTTATGCTTTGCAGATAAATAtacttaaaaatctgtccctagatatttaggggcctaaagatgcagaaaggcacctagtgagattttcaaaagcaccttgttgcctaactcccattgatttccaacAGGagttagctgcttttgaaaaatccactaggtgcctaaatatatatatttttttaatctaacccCCAGATACTATATTGATTGGTGGTTTAGAAATGCAGCAGATCTGAGTTTGGAAGATTACGTGGCACCCAAACGATAGTTGGATTTAACCCACTCCAGTTGTCACCCCACTGTAGAAACCAGATTTTTGTGCTGTGGATTTGAGAAGAACTTGCTGCATTCATTATTTTTGGAATGGATCAGAGCACAAAGGAATGCCTCCCAGGCATCCACTCCCTCAAAATACCCCAAGTTTAAGTGATTGCTACTGGATTATATTAAAATGAGTCAATGTTTGCCATCAGATATATGGGAGTAAGTACTGATTTCAAACAGGAGTCACACCCATTACTTAAAGACAGAATTTGCCCTAATCCTATAACCATGCACTAATCTTATTATTGTTCTGAACATAGTAGCATTCAGCCTATTGCTAACAAGTACAAGAAAATTGCATCTGCAAATTAGGAGGGCAAGTACCTTCTAGCTGCTAATGTCCATTCTGTGCAGTCCACATGTAAACTGAGAAgagctttttaaatttatttttagataTTCACCCACACGGTCAACCTTAGAAGGAGGAGTGTTGCTAGCAATATGAAATCTGTATCCACGCTGCCATATACTGGGTCACCTCATTAGCACGATCCCTATCATTTCCCAAGGTAGCTCTGCCATTCCACACAAAACAGTTAAACCAGTTAGAGAGAGGTGCTTTAATAAAAGGTGTGATGAACAACAACTAAATCTGCCAGCCACCATAACAACTGTCTTCCAAAggaaatcaagattttttttcccccctcagataAGTATCTGCTTAGACCCAGGATCAGTCCTGCATAAACCCACAGTGTTATATATGATTGGAAGGGTTGTTGCAATTAAAACTATTGCTTATGAATGTAATTATAAAAAGCACAAGCAGTAAAGAGATACTTTTAGAAGTAAAATGTAACTAACCCTTTGCTGTGTAAATAGGGTTAGTGTGTAATATACTGTTGTTGCAGGACACTTTTAAGCTTACCTTCAGAGTGATAGACGTGCTCACACCATGTTTTCTTTGTGCAATTTCTACAACTTCTTTCTCAATGTTTTCTTGACTTGTGCCCTTGACTTCAATATAGTGGCAATCTGCACTAGCATAGTGACAAGATATCGCCTGCGTGAAGAAAGTCAGGAGTAAAATCATGATACAGCTCTTAAGTCAAGAATTGTTGATCAGTGACCTGTATTAACACCCTACTATCTTAAATGCAAATATCACCCTTGTAACCAAATTtgagtattttctctctctctcatgcttttggaaatgttcacttggaaaaaaaaatcttgctagaGATTCACACAGAAAACTTGCACAATAACGTAAGCTTAATGAATCACTTTCTCCATCTTCTCCTCACCGCACGCACCCATTTTGTGATATCGCACATGATAAAGACATGTCTAGGACTTCTCTGAAAAGGGTAAGTAGAAGGAAAGTTGGactgggagaggggaaaaaaaaaaaaaagacatttatcAACAAGGAAAACACAAAGCACACTGGCAAAGTGAACTGCTTTTTTCCACATAGTTACGCAATCTTGTGTGTTGATCTCATCAGATCTCAACCTTAAACAGAATTGTGTTGGGTGGGTACTTGGATaagagacctccaaggaaaacccAAGTTGCTATGCTGCTGATGGAATTGGAGTAGTGATAGTTTTAtgctttgtgtaagctcaaatgtttgtctctctcaccaacagaagttggttcaataaaagatacagCTTCACTCACCATCTCTCTTTTTTATTATAGGATCAACACAGCTATAACATTGCAGATTACTCTTCCTTCTTATTTAGCTCTGTAGGAGGCTAATGGAAGGTGTTAAACAAGAACCCTCATAACACTCTaggtttttataaaaacaatttatAACTTTTGCTCCATTTTACtaaaaatgaagtcaatgggccagattctcagctagtgtacaTCAGCACAATCCCACTGTCTTCAGTATAGCGATGCTGATGTATACAAGACGAGAATCTAGTACAAGGAGATTACTACTACCAAGTCAAGCAGTGAgagatgcaggatcaggcctttcttCCTAAGTTCTTTGTCTGATTCTACTCtcagttaggccttgtctactctaCGGGGGTAAGTCGACCTCAGCTTAACGTAGCTGGACTGAGAAGAGTAAGgtgagtactggagtcgacgggagaacgatctgtggtcgatttagtgggtcttcactagaccacTAAATCAACCCCCGGTACATTGAGCGCCACAGCGTTgatccctggtaagtgtagacatgcccttagagtgGAGtgcagtgtaactccatttacttttTCAGTAAAGTGCTATGCATATATACAGGTAATTCATAATTAAATTATGCTGTTAATCAGATTGCAGTGGCCTCAGAGAAGAGAATGACAAAAATTTCTTTCACAGCTGGTCAGGGCTGAGGAAGAAATCTTGTGCAGAAGCAAACAAGAAGAATCCAAAACTGTCCACCAACATGTTTTTTAAGGTCCCGATTAAGTAATGCACATGTTTAATCACTTCCCTGAGTCAGAGCTGCAACGGACACCTACCAAGAAATGTAACTCAGGGTTACATAATTTTTCCAAAACTAATTATCCAAGATTATCATTACAGCAAAATTACACCAGATAGctataaaaccaaaacaaaaaataagattACAAAAATCTATTCATATGCAAGAGACTATAAAATCTCCGTAAATTTGGAGGGGGGCTTAGTGTTATGCAACCTGTTTTAAAACAGGTCCAATGGCTGTAACTTGAAATGGTTTCCTACCTTCCGGAAGCCTTGAGTTCTGTTCATTCCAGAGCCATGAATCAACAAGGGATGGAAGAATACTGTGTCTCCCTTCTCCATAACAAGGTGAACCCTGGGAAGGTTTTTGTTGTAATCATGCACCCCATGGTACATCTTGTTAACGCCACCCTAAAAAACACACAGAGTTTACATCATGGGATAATTATTAAAACTACTATGTCTTAATGTGGACAAAAATCTGCACTGTTCAGCTTTCTTTCAGATGAGAATCCAAAGTATGCAATATACTTGCTTAAGAGTCTGCCTATTCGTCTTGGAATCTTCTCACCCCTAAAAGCCCAAACCTAGCTCAGCTGCTAAGGGGATGTCTGCACTGCATTTAAAAACCCATGGcgggcccatgccagctgacttaggCCCAAGGGGCTCGGCCTAACGGGCTGTTTAGATCCCAATATCCTAATCTGAATTCCTTGATAAGATAAACAAGATTCTAGTCTTACATGACATTCGCATTCCACTTTCTTCATTTGCTTTCTTTTGACCTATAAAGCTTACTAGTCCCTCTGAAATGTTCACTTCAGACAACTATATTTGATGCCATATTGtttgttttctgctttaaaaGGACAGATTGGAATTAGCAGTCAGTGTGATGGAAAAGGCTTGTTACTTATAACTGAAAGCTTCCTGGACACGGACACGGGCACACACTGTGTGTCTCAATGCACCATGTCATTCAGAGTTCCTGACCCACCACAGAGAACTCCGGTGCATTTATGTTCGAGCTTCCAAAAAGGGCACTGATCCAGAAATGAATGATGTCCAGTACCCTAGTCTTGCACTTGGGTAAGGACACTGCTGTTAAGGGAGCACTCTCCCAGATTTCAAAGGCTATGACTTTGGCTTGAATAAAAGCCATGAAAAATTCCAGCAAAAGGATATTTTGtgtgtaacaaaaaaattctgctaAAGTTCAGTtggtctttttttatttatactaAATGAGAAAACAACTTTTTGCTTTGAGAAAATGTTCTGTTCAAGAACATTActcagataagaaaaaaaaaaaaaaagcttaattttCAAAAACTTCAGCTTGTACATCACCCTAATGAGGGATGCACACTTTGCTAAGATATAAAAATAGGACATGCATATGAAATGGATGTTTGGTGCTCCCAATTGCCTTAGGAAGATAAACATGTACTTACAGAGCCTTTTAGGCTCTAGATTCTTTTGTATATgctagacaaggtgggtgaggtaatatattttattggatcaacttctgttggagagagaccaggttttgagcttacacagagcagtgtaagctcaaaacctggtctctctccaacagaagttgatccaataaaatatattacctcacccaccttgtctagcATATACAAAAGAATCTAGAGCCTAAAAGGCTCTGTAAGTACATGTTTATCTTCCTAAGGCAATTGGGAGCACCAAACATCCATTTCATATGCATGTCCTATTTTTATATCTTAGCAAAGTGTGCATCCCTCATTAGGGTGATGTACAAGCTGAAGTTTTTNATATTCTCCCCAGCATTCCACTGTCACGACGTCTTGACTAACCATTAACCTCTGTCAAGCTTTTTAGCAGATATGGatgcagtgttgtaactgtattggtcccaggatattagagagataaggtgggtgaggtaatattttattggatcaacttctgttggagagagaccaggttttgagcttacactgctctgtgtaagctcaaaacctggtctctctccaacagaagttgatccaataaaatattacctcacccaccttatctctctaatatcctgggaccaatacagttacaacactgcatCCATATCTGCTAAAAAGCTTGACAGAGGTTAATGGTTAGTCAAGACGTCGTGACAGTGGAATGCTGGGGAGAATATCTTCAACCCTCCAGAGGTAACTGCATAACCCATATGTGGCCaaactcctctccacccccagggaCAGAATCTCTGACACGAACACATCTAAATGCCATGAATCAACATCAGGGAGCCACTAAGCAATCACAATGCCTTCTCAATATTTGCATATGGGTGGGCTCCTTCCACTGCCTTACTGTTTCCTGGAATGACCTTGGATAGGTCAGCCTAGTGAACAGCTGGCTTGTGCAGCTGTCTAAAGTGCATGTGAAGCACACATATTACAATCATTATTACTCTGATTGCAGAAGCACCAATCACAAGCTAGGAACTTTCCAGTTACAGAggaagtcagtccctgccccaataagCATATGCTGTCACAAGGTTAGATGTGGAAGAACTTCAGAAACATGAAAAGTTTTGaccaagaaaaaaagagaatattCATAATTGCCTTGTAAAACTTGACTAACTTTCACCAACTCTGTTGTGAACCAAAAAACAAGTCCCCTTGCCTCCGCCAACTCCAAAATGCAGACCACATTAATCCCACATTCAGATCTACCTCCCAATCAGGGTAATCATGTGGCTTCAGGGAACCCTTGTGTGTTCCTGGCAAAACAACCAGGCAGCCATTGCTGCGATCTATCGGCTCCATGGCAGTCCAGGCACACACAATGAGATCTGCAGGCCGGAATGGAAAGTAGTGCAAATCCTGATGCATGGGATGACGAGAGCTCTTCTTGCCTGAAATAAAAGAGAAGAGtttgaatcagaaaaaaaaattcaattgttttaaactaaacaaaGATTTCTCACTGTTCAATTCCActgaggggacagggcaggctgcAAGAATTAGTCTTGCTCTGCATTTGATCAAAAGAACAGCTGTGTTCAGGGGCATCAGAACAAACACTGAAATCCATTGTATTTCCAACAGGTTACTTCTGCCTTTGCTGCTCAttaattttattaactttttttaaattgtagtttGTGCTGTTTAAATAACATTCCACACGGACCAAGGCTATCAACCATTTCCTACTATGTTTCTAACCTCGTTTTGTAGCCCTTCTGTATTTTGTAACTAGGGTGAGAGGGTTGATGGTATGCATGAACTAAGTACTTTAATCTTTTGACATAATCAGTATCTGCTGAAAATACAAAGCAAGATCATTGTGAATAATAAAAGTAGCATATATCTGAATATTATGAACCCATAATAGTGTATCCAGAATAAAAGTCTCTTTAGAAACCGTTACTTCATCTAAGTACTACAAGCCTCACTAGCTCATACATTTtaatgccaagattttcaaaaacaggagccagaagttaggcttctaaatccatattttggcaCTTAAATAaatgtccagattttcaaaagttcagaGCACTCAGCAGCTGACATTGAGGTCAGTGTCTACATGTCTAAACTAAATTTGACATATCTAAACTCTCAGTCCACAGAGAGTGTATGTCATATAGATGAAGGACACTTCCTCTATTCTGTTCTATTGaggtcaatgagagctgctgAGTACTCAATGCTGTTGAAAGCCAGGCTGCTAAGGGCTACATCCTAAAAACAGAGCCATGCATTCACTACATGAGACTAgtgacatgcttaaagttaggctctAGTTCAGCAATGTACACATGCCTAACAGCCAGAAAGTGAAACAGACtactttattttaattgtcaaaatgAATGTTATTcaattttcaaaattcttttgGTTTGAATAAAATAgggtaacattttaaatgtcttagaaatttgtttgttttgtgtgttttaaaaactACATCATGTCCCCTTTATACAAAATAAAAGTCCTTATTCTTCCTCACACAAGTGCCGCTTACCAGAATCTGGAGGTTTATTTATCAACATCGTGTGCATGGCCATGATGTTTGGCCCTGTGAAGCACTCAACGTATTTTAGGATCTAAGGTGAAGAACatatattaggaaaaaagttAGATGTTTATACTGCAATATATATTACAGTCAAACCAAAACTGATCACCACATCATGTACGCCAAGTATACACTACAAACTTTTTCCTGAataactatgttggtcaggggtacGATGAGGTGTGCTTTATGACCAACACAGCTGTGCTAGGCAAAagcctctagtgtagacacagttattcAAGCACAAATGCACTTTTGCGGTTATAGCTTACTTTGCTCAGCTGGGGGGTGAGGCGAGAAAAGAGTGTTGGAATAAGATAtgtaaaagcacagttttgccatTATAAATTGCATTCACTCTAGGAGCACTTTGCTAAGTCTGgcataccagtatagctatatcAGCAAAGCATTCCTAGGGTAGACCTAGCTGCAGTGTCTGCTGCTATGAAAGTGGCTAAGAAAAAGTGAACTCACATATACTTATACCTGGCTAGAGCAATGACAGAAGAACTACACCACTCTGTGTATTAATCTGTGCTTTTCTAAATTAGTATGCAAGATAAGTGTCCTTCAAAAGCAACATTATCTGGTTTTAGTTTGCTATGTGCAATACAATCTGAGTACAAAGAGGATTTATTTATACAGCAACTGCACTTCAAGTAGACTTATTTCTTTTCAAAAAAATCACTTCCATACGCCATCATCCATTGTCATACATGTGGAAGAGAAATGGGAGGAATAGTAAAAAACATTCACACTGAGCATTAACATAAGCTTTCTAAACTGTACAGAGCCTTAAGTTAAGCTGCATCTAAATATCTAAACATGAAAATTCAGTTGGTTATTCTGAGAACTCACACAGATTCCTCTTGTTGTTTTAAGAAAAATTATAGGAAGTGATTTCAGTTACTTTTCATGGGCATATACTTAAAACAAACGTACACCAGGATTTTCCCTTTTTACCTGAGGCATAGTACAATATCTGAAGAGCTCTTCATCTTCCTGAAAATCCTGTATTTTAGTAACTGCTTTTTGATCTGGTACAAACTCTGATTTAGCAATGGCCACATCCCTCATTATGATTAAGCCAGGCACTTGTACCTCCTTTTTACAGATCTTTGCAAATtcatttctagaaaaaaaaagttaaaaaacattTCGACACACATTCTACCATTTTattaaaccaaaacattttgtttaaacgAAGGAATAAGTTATTTGTTAATAAAATGCTTCCATTTTAGGAGAACCCAAGTTCATGCTGTTTCAAAAAGCTTCACAGCATTACTAAATATCAATATGATTGTGTCTAGCGAAACAGCTGTTCTGTACCTGAAACGCTCAATGTCTTCACCAGAAACCAGGTTTTTAATGAGCAGGTAACCATTTTCATCATAAAATTGTCTCTGCTCTGGAGTTAAAAGGTTATTGTCCAGGGTGTAACTACAAAGAAACAAGAGAAATTAGAAGGCTCAACAAAAAGCAATCTGATGAGAATTTTCTCAGCAGTGACCTGAAAGGAAAAGTACGAAGTTAacagaatttatttaattttcttctgtCAAAAATTATCTGCAGACTCTGAGTAGTTAATGCAGATTAGAACAAGCCTCAAAagacaatcaaaacaaaaaacaaaaaacaaaaaaagaaaaccaaacacacacattggTCTTACAATCTGCTCTGTGAACATCAAATagtcagaaaaaataatttaaaaatagagaaaattaTTCTCTCAACATGAAGTTTTTATCTCCagtagaaaaaataattaatacagtAATTTTTACTATGAGTTAATATTTGTATACAACTCCAGAGACGTGCATGACAGTTTATACAGAATACAGAGAAATGGCCCAGCCCTCAGAAATCTGCAGTTTTGGGTGGAACAACATGACTAGATGTAGGGTAAGATGCACACCATATGCCAGGAGGAGACATGTAGAGGAAATAAGCTCTTTCACAAGATACACCTGTACTTTAATCCTGTTGAGTATATCCGATGCATTATATGATTATTCAGCACAACTGTTTTTCCTAATTGTAAATTTTGAGGCAAAAAATATACCTTGTCAAAAAGAGGGAGTGGAAAGGTAGTGTCTGATCTTCAACCTTCTTACTCATAGAAGCAGTACTTATGTAAACAGACCCCTGAAGTCAAActattcacattttcaagatcaAGTTCTAAGTTACTTTATTAAGCCAAATTAATCAGCTCAGAGAGTGTCCTTGCAAGTTTGAAACTATATGAGGACTTCTAATCAACATGTCTTCTATAATTCGCAAGACAAGATATGGAAATAAGAATAAAGATTATATACAGATGAGAAACTAATCTTCAAATTTAATAGTAGAAAGATAGTAAAATGTCACTTACTGAAACTCCAACGGGTGTTTAAAAGAAGCAATTTGTGCTGAAGTAGGAAATGTTGTCTAGAGTATAAATTAAGGCAAATAATATAGCACAATAACTTGAGTATCAGATCTGAAGTTGGTTTGGAATTCCAGAATCTGATAATTATTTAACCTGGATTACAAcaaagtaaaaatgtattttgctttggattgttgtccattttttcccctagaaTCCACTCCCCCTTCCCACTTCTTCTTACTTTGCTGCAAGACTGTCTACTCAAAATAAAGAataccaagggcctgatcctgcatatgCTAAAGTCAATGCAAAACTCCCAATAGGGGCCAGATCAGCCCCATCCTGAGATGCTGGGCATTCtcggctcccactgacttaaatgagaTGAGGGGGTCTTAGCACTCCACATGACAGGGCCCTCTATGAGCACCCAATGAAGATTAATTAAGGTAAAGTAAATTTGTGATATTTTAACAACTTTAGCTTTAATTAGTTAAGATAATACTTTGTGATGTATAATTTAATCTGTAAAACAATTAAGTCTCACATACTACAGAATGAGATTCTACAACAGCCTCATTTCTGCTTATCAGACCACTGTTGAGAGATAGATTGTTATATTTTTGTGCATATTAGTGAAGTATGGATTTGGGAAGTTCTGCTGTACCTTGGTTAGGTTTTTAATGCCTCAGGGAGCCATGTATGTGCTCAAAATTATTTATCATGATGGTGCAACTATCTAGGAACTGAAATACCAAGAGAAGACCAAATCCTGGGTAATTTCAACCCTATGCGTGGCTTTGACAAGCCTGTAAAAGACTAATGCAAATAACCCCCAAACCATACTAATTCTAGACCCTGCACATACACTTCGTAAATACAAAACCAAATGGAACAGAACATAAAGACGCTACAAATAAATGGTATGTTCATCTTTAATTGAACAATAGGATCAGGTACATAATACCTTTTTCTCCCCACTTCCCTTCAGGAATATTTTATTCATGGAAAACACATATGTTAAACTGAATAAACAAATAGCTAACACTACAGAcgccaatatttttgttttaatatttgagAAGGTTTTATGAAGGTGTCAATCATCATTCATAGTTCCCCAAGTGCTCTTCACTGACAGCAACTTCatttaggttgcctaacacttcccATTGTTATAAAAAATCCTTGAAGCTTTGTTTTAGAAGCTTTAACACCTTCATTGTGTGAAGCGGGATTTTGAAATCTGCCAGGGGTAAAGCTCCCGTAGGGACAAAGAAGCACCTCTCCTGAAATTCCATTCGGATTAAGCAAAATTATGAACTGTTAAAAATCATCATTTCCCTTTTCTTGTGGAAGGGATTCAGGAAAATGCTGGCAGCATGTCAAAATAATAACTGAACACAAACAGTCTACAGTCCTGGGCCCACGCTATCACCAAAAGAGCAGCACATGCCTTACTTGGAGCAGGGGATGACATAGGCCaggctgtccctcccccacaaatcACATTCTCCAGACCAAGCACATAAACATCTGATCCTTCCCTTCACGGGCACCTCATGGGGCAGTTCAACCAACTCCTAGCAAGTGGGTACAGGGCTGGGCTCCCCCTAGTAACCATCCCAAATGCTGGATATGGCTCCAGCAGCCCATACCTCTGAGAGCACCACATGAGGCAGGAGCCTCCCACGTCCTAGGATGGGAAGTCAGGTGAGGAGAAAGAGTGAGACCAAGTACATCTGCAGTCCATCTCCCCTTTAAGATAATGGTCTTGTCCTGTTTCTAGATCTACAGGACTAACAAGTGGTAGAATTCTAGGCTACAGTGCTGACAGTTCAGGCCTCAAACCTTGCTAATAATGCATGatgaggtttgttttttgtttttttgtttttgggggggggggtgcacagtGGCACGGGAGTTCCAGTTGGACATAAGAatttctttttacttttctttctttaataaaaaacacCAATGAAATTAGACAAAAAAGGCCTGCATTTGAAGAAAGTTATCTTGGTTGTCTCTATCCTTGAAAACCTCACTCTGGACAAGTTCAaggatcacagtttgagaaccactgtactataTAAAACCATTTAGGCACACAGAATGTAACGTTCAGTGAGAATTTATCCAGGACACTGGAGTTTGCCTCTCTatgatggagaaaaaaaatgaagtgggattaattttaaataaacacagcTGGACAGGACCTGAGTTTTACACTTTGGGTGCAGGGACTCAGCATTTGCTCAGAAAAAGCTCAGAGGGAAAAGTGTCACCTTCTAAATCACTAACACCACTTTATGCAGCACCTGCATTTTTCATAGTTGTCTCTGATCCAAGTGCTGACAAGACCAGCTTTGCTTAGCTTATAAAATTTGGCACCATGAGTATAAATTAAAGGATTATTACACAAAAAAAGAAACATGCGTACATCTGCATGTCCACTAATACCAGCTCAGAGTTAGGTTAGATGGTCTCAAGGCTGCCTGAATCTTTCAAAACCCTGGAGATGTACGATGTCACTATAAAGAGGCTTTGCCATCTTGAAGGGAAtaacaaaaaaagagaacaacATTTTCTACAATGAGAAACAACCTTTTAACCATGTTCAAATCCTCCACAGAAGTTTAAGATGGAAAAGAATTGCACGCACAGCTAGTCCCATCCTATTTATTTTCATTAGCCTCGACTTCCCCCACCTGTTCCATGCTGGGTCATATCTTTTAGATtctaaactctctggggcagactgtcATTTGTTGTATTTCTGTACAATGCCCAGCATAACAGGACTCAAACCTGGTTGAGTCCTCTAGGTGCCACTAAAATatgttaaatataataaaaataataatggaaaataCCTACAGCATTAGGTCACCCCATTTATACTCAGCAGATGCAAAACTGTTCTCTACAGTTTGTTTGCCTGTCTAGTTTTAGAC
The DNA window shown above is from Trachemys scripta elegans isolate TJP31775 chromosome 1, CAS_Tse_1.0, whole genome shotgun sequence and carries:
- the PHYH gene encoding phytanoyl-CoA dioxygenase, peroxisomal, with the protein product MEDAAAAARLGTILRHLCPRTGAAAALTTFPTSAQIASFKHPLEFHYTLDNNLLTPEQRQFYDENGYLLIKNLVSGEDIERFRNEFAKICKKEVQVPGLIIMRDVAIAKSEFVPDQKAVTKIQDFQEDEELFRYCTMPQILKYVECFTGPNIMAMHTMLINKPPDSGKKSSRHPMHQDLHYFPFRPADLIVCAWTAMEPIDRSNGCLVVLPGTHKGSLKPHDYPDWEGGVNKMYHGVHDYNKNLPRVHLVMEKGDTVFFHPLLIHGSGMNRTQGFRKAISCHYASADCHYIEVKGTSQENIEKEVVEIAQRKHGVSTSITLKDTWMIRGRLVKGERTNL